In one window of Vibrio sp. JC009 DNA:
- the xni gene encoding flap endonuclease Xni, with translation MPIHLVIIDALNLIRRVHSVQPDPTDITRTIETTKRTLNRIISESQPTHIIAVFDHHLQDRGWRAEILPTYKQNRKPMPEPLLNGLDSIQDAWWELGIDSLLSEGDEADDLVATLAVKVAGHGEKVTIVSTDKGYCQLLAPTLQIRDYFQHRWLDTPFIENEFGVSPSQLADYWGMTGVSSSQVPGIPGVGPKAAKEILNQFPDIETAYNSEELAPKYRKKFDEHIEMARVCKRVSTLKTDIELGFNLQDIRFTGKG, from the coding sequence ATGCCTATCCACTTAGTGATCATCGATGCATTAAACCTGATTCGCCGGGTACACTCTGTGCAGCCTGATCCCACAGATATAACAAGAACCATAGAGACCACCAAACGGACTCTTAACCGTATTATCTCAGAATCACAGCCGACTCATATTATTGCGGTATTTGACCATCACCTGCAGGACAGAGGCTGGCGGGCAGAGATACTGCCCACCTACAAGCAGAACAGAAAGCCGATGCCGGAACCTCTGCTTAACGGCCTGGACAGCATTCAGGACGCATGGTGGGAGCTGGGCATTGATTCACTACTATCAGAAGGTGATGAAGCCGATGATCTGGTCGCAACACTGGCAGTAAAGGTGGCCGGTCACGGAGAAAAGGTGACCATAGTCTCCACCGATAAAGGCTACTGCCAGCTTCTGGCTCCCACACTTCAGATCAGAGACTACTTCCAGCACCGCTGGCTGGACACTCCGTTTATCGAAAACGAATTCGGCGTCTCCCCCTCACAGCTCGCAGACTACTGGGGCATGACAGGCGTTAGCTCAAGCCAGGTGCCGGGTATCCCCGGCGTAGGACCAAAAGCAGCCAAAGAGATACTAAACCAGTTCCCGGATATTGAAACTGCGTATAACTCCGAAGAACTTGCGCCGAAATACCGCAAAAAGTTCGATGAACATATTGAAATGGCGAGGGTGTGTAAGCGGGTTTCTACGCTTAAGACGGATATTGAGCTTGGGTTTAATTTGCAGGATATAAGGTTTACGGGGAAAGGATAA
- the rlmM gene encoding 23S rRNA (cytidine(2498)-2'-O)-methyltransferase RlmM, with product MKQLMLYCRSGFEKECAGEIQDKATNLEVYGFPRVKNNSGFVLFECYQEGDAEKLVKELEFSSLIFARQMFAVAAEFTDLPSSDRISPILQELADIEAFPRCGDIRIETPDTNEAKELLKFCRKFTVPLRQALRGKGILFNKENPKKPVLHVCFVESGHCFVGYSLTGNNSQFFMGIPRLKFPADAPSRSTLKLEEAFHVFIPKNEWDERLASGMWGVDLGACPGGWTYQLVKRSMFVHSVDNGMMADSLMETGQVKHHMEDGFKFEPAKKNVTWLVCDMVEKPSRVAQLMGEWIISGWAKEAIFNLKLPMKGRYDEVLEDIENLKLFLIENGVKFKLQAKHLYHDREEITVHVQCLSNISPR from the coding sequence GTGAAACAGTTAATGCTCTATTGCCGCTCCGGATTTGAAAAGGAGTGCGCAGGTGAAATCCAGGATAAAGCGACCAATCTTGAGGTATACGGATTTCCACGCGTTAAGAACAATTCAGGTTTCGTTCTGTTTGAGTGTTACCAGGAAGGTGATGCTGAAAAGCTGGTAAAAGAGCTTGAATTCAGCTCGCTGATCTTTGCCCGCCAGATGTTTGCTGTAGCCGCTGAGTTTACCGATTTACCCTCATCTGACCGTATCTCTCCGATTCTGCAGGAGCTGGCTGATATTGAAGCCTTCCCGCGTTGTGGCGATATTCGTATTGAGACACCGGATACCAATGAAGCAAAAGAGCTGCTTAAGTTCTGCCGCAAATTTACTGTGCCTCTTCGTCAGGCACTGCGCGGTAAAGGCATTCTGTTTAACAAAGAGAACCCGAAAAAGCCGGTTCTGCATGTCTGCTTTGTTGAGTCGGGACACTGTTTTGTTGGTTACTCCTTAACGGGCAATAATTCGCAGTTCTTTATGGGTATTCCTCGCCTTAAGTTCCCGGCAGATGCACCAAGCCGCTCTACTCTGAAGCTGGAAGAAGCCTTTCATGTATTTATCCCGAAAAATGAGTGGGATGAGCGCCTTGCATCCGGTATGTGGGGTGTCGATTTAGGCGCCTGCCCGGGTGGCTGGACCTATCAGCTGGTTAAGCGCTCCATGTTTGTCCATTCGGTGGACAACGGCATGATGGCAGACAGCTTGATGGAAACCGGTCAGGTGAAGCACCATATGGAAGATGGCTTTAAGTTTGAACCAGCCAAGAAAAACGTCACCTGGCTGGTGTGTGACATGGTAGAAAAACCTTCCCGCGTCGCTCAGCTAATGGGTGAGTGGATCATCAGCGGTTGGGCAAAAGAGGCTATCTTCAACCTGAAACTGCCAATGAAAGGCCGCTACGATGAGGTGCTGGAAGATATCGAAAACCTTAAGCTTTTCCTGATTGAAAATGGGGTGAAGTTTAAGCTGCAGGCTAAGCATCTGTATCATGACCGGGAAGAGATTACGGTGCATGTGCAGTGTTTGTCGAATATATCGCCTAGGTAA
- a CDS encoding transcriptional regulator GcvA, producing the protein MSRRLPPLNSLRVFEAAARQLSFTRAAEELFVTQAAVSHQIKALEEYLGIKLFRRRNRSLLLTEEGQSYFLDIKDIFTSIADATDKVLERSEKGALTISLPPSFAIQWLVPRLADFNQKEPDIDVRIKAVDLDEGSLTDDVDVAIYYGRGSWPGLKADKLYQEYLVPLCSPRFMLGDNPLESLEDLGRFTLLHDTSRKDWKQFVKQNEIEGVNVNHGPIFSHSTMVLQAAAHGQGIALGNNVLARPEIDAGRLVAPFDEVLVSKNAFYVVCHDKNADSGRVAKFRDWMLAKAASEQR; encoded by the coding sequence ATGTCCAGACGATTACCCCCTCTTAATTCACTGCGAGTATTTGAAGCCGCTGCCAGACAGCTAAGTTTTACAAGGGCTGCGGAAGAGCTGTTTGTTACTCAGGCGGCGGTGAGCCATCAGATAAAGGCCCTGGAAGAGTACCTGGGCATCAAGTTATTCAGGCGCAGAAATCGCTCTCTTTTGCTCACAGAAGAAGGGCAAAGTTATTTTCTGGATATAAAAGATATATTCACTTCAATAGCCGATGCGACGGATAAAGTTCTGGAAAGAAGTGAAAAGGGGGCATTAACCATTAGTCTTCCTCCCAGTTTTGCTATTCAGTGGCTGGTGCCGAGACTGGCTGACTTTAATCAGAAAGAGCCGGATATAGATGTGCGGATTAAAGCGGTTGATCTGGATGAAGGCTCTCTGACCGATGATGTGGACGTCGCCATCTACTATGGCAGAGGGAGCTGGCCGGGTTTAAAAGCCGATAAACTCTATCAGGAGTACCTGGTTCCTCTGTGTTCTCCCCGGTTTATGCTTGGTGATAACCCATTAGAATCATTAGAAGATCTTGGGCGATTTACACTTTTGCACGATACATCGCGAAAGGACTGGAAGCAGTTTGTAAAACAAAATGAAATTGAAGGGGTTAATGTAAACCACGGACCTATTTTCAGTCACTCGACAATGGTATTGCAGGCTGCCGCTCACGGTCAGGGGATTGCCCTTGGAAACAATGTGTTAGCCCGGCCGGAGATCGATGCAGGTCGTCTGGTGGCCCCCTTTGATGAAGTGCTGGTCAGTAAGAATGCGTTTTATGTCGTCTGCCATGACAAAAATGCCGATAGCGGCAGGGTGGCAAAGTTTCGTGACTGGATGCTGGCTAAGGCGGCCAGTGAGCAGAGATAA
- the thiI gene encoding tRNA uracil 4-sulfurtransferase ThiI, translating to MKFIVKPHPEIFVKSESVRKRFTRILECNLRNIIQRQTESVAVFNRRDHIEVTANSDEYYQQVLTILTQTPGIHHSLEVQQSEFKDMHDIYEQVLELSRSKIQDKTFVVRVKRRGKHEFTSIELERYVGGGLNQAVESAKVKLHNPDVTVNIEIASDKLNQVIARHKGLGGFPLGTQEDVLSLISGGFDSGVSSYLHIKRGSKTHYCFFNLGGPAHEIGVKQVAHFLWNKYGSSAKVKFIAVDFEPVVAEILEKVDDGQMGVVLKRMFMRAGGMLAEKFGIQALVTGEALGQVSSQTLTNLRHIDGVTDTLILRPLINWDKEDIINLSRDIGTEDFAKVMPEYCGVISRKPTVKAVKAKLEAEEEKFDFSVLEQVVYNARVMDIRDIEKETQEQAPEVELVDAVHEHAIVLDIRSPDEEDENPLEIDGVEVKHLPFYKLATKFGDLDQSKSYLLYCDRGVMSKLQALYLKEQGFENVKVYRP from the coding sequence ATGAAATTTATTGTTAAGCCTCATCCGGAGATTTTTGTTAAGAGTGAATCGGTACGTAAGCGATTTACCCGAATTCTGGAATGTAACCTGAGAAACATCATCCAGCGCCAAACGGAATCTGTTGCTGTGTTCAACCGTCGTGACCATATTGAGGTAACGGCTAACAGTGATGAGTATTACCAACAAGTTTTAACTATCCTGACTCAGACTCCGGGTATTCACCATAGCCTTGAAGTTCAGCAGTCTGAATTTAAGGATATGCACGATATCTACGAGCAGGTGCTTGAGCTAAGCCGCAGCAAGATTCAAGACAAGACTTTTGTGGTGCGTGTTAAGCGTCGCGGTAAGCATGAATTTACTTCTATCGAACTTGAGCGCTATGTTGGTGGCGGCCTGAATCAGGCGGTTGAAAGTGCAAAAGTAAAACTACATAACCCGGATGTGACGGTCAATATTGAAATTGCCAGCGACAAGCTGAATCAGGTTATCGCACGTCATAAAGGTCTGGGCGGTTTCCCTCTGGGCACTCAGGAAGATGTTCTTAGCCTGATTTCAGGCGGCTTTGATTCAGGTGTTTCAAGTTACCTGCATATCAAACGCGGTTCTAAGACCCATTACTGCTTCTTTAACCTTGGCGGTCCCGCGCATGAAATCGGTGTTAAGCAGGTGGCTCACTTCCTGTGGAACAAGTACGGCTCTTCGGCCAAGGTGAAGTTTATCGCCGTGGATTTTGAACCAGTGGTTGCTGAAATCCTGGAGAAGGTAGACGACGGTCAGATGGGCGTTGTGCTTAAGCGTATGTTTATGCGTGCCGGTGGTATGCTTGCTGAGAAGTTTGGCATTCAGGCTCTGGTTACCGGTGAAGCGCTGGGTCAGGTGTCCAGCCAGACACTGACAAACCTTCGCCATATCGATGGTGTAACCGATACTCTGATTCTACGTCCGCTTATCAACTGGGATAAAGAAGACATTATCAACCTGTCCCGCGATATCGGTACAGAAGATTTTGCCAAAGTTATGCCGGAATACTGCGGTGTTATCTCCAGAAAGCCAACCGTAAAAGCGGTGAAAGCTAAGCTGGAAGCGGAAGAAGAGAAGTTCGATTTCTCTGTACTTGAGCAGGTGGTTTATAACGCCCGCGTAATGGATATCCGCGATATCGAAAAAGAAACCCAGGAGCAGGCTCCGGAAGTTGAACTGGTTGATGCAGTGCACGAGCACGCCATCGTACTGGATATCCGCAGCCCGGACGAAGAAGATGAAAACCCGCTGGAAATCGACGGCGTAGAAGTGAAACATCTTCCGTTCTATAAGCTAGCGACTAAGTTTGGCGACTTAGACCAGTCCAAATCCTACCTTCTGTACTGTGACCGCGGAGTGATGAGTAAGCTTCAGGCGCTGTATTTGAAGGAGCAGGGGTTTGAGAATGTTAAGGTTTATAGGCCGTAA
- a CDS encoding flagellar motor protein MotB, with product MEEEDCKCPPPGLPAWMGTFADLMSLLMCFFVLLLSFSEMDVLKFKQIAGSMKFAFGVQNRLEVKDIPKGTSVIAQEFRPGRPEPTPIDVIMQQTIDITQQTLDFHEGESDRAGGKNREQGKMTGGQSPETSTKMSQSEDAAKDIEQEQTDQAQSAAEETDSLEESIKKALEREIDQGAIEVENLGQEIIIRIREKGAFPAGSAFLQPKFRPLVRQIADLVKDVPGVVRISGHTDNQVLDSELYRSNWDLSSQRAVSVAHEMEKVKGFNHSRLRVQGMADTEPLNDNSTPILRAQNRRVEIGILQGKPHFSDEVSVQGNNQQ from the coding sequence ATGGAAGAAGAAGATTGCAAATGCCCGCCACCCGGTCTCCCCGCGTGGATGGGTACGTTCGCCGACCTGATGTCACTTTTGATGTGCTTTTTCGTACTTCTGCTGTCGTTCTCAGAAATGGACGTACTGAAGTTTAAACAGATTGCCGGTTCCATGAAATTTGCCTTCGGTGTGCAAAACCGCCTTGAGGTAAAAGATATCCCTAAAGGTACCAGTGTGATCGCTCAGGAGTTCCGTCCGGGCAGGCCTGAGCCGACGCCTATCGACGTTATTATGCAGCAGACTATCGATATTACTCAGCAGACTCTGGATTTCCATGAGGGTGAGTCTGACCGTGCCGGTGGTAAAAACCGCGAGCAGGGTAAGATGACGGGCGGACAGTCGCCGGAAACTTCAACCAAGATGAGTCAGAGTGAGGATGCCGCGAAGGATATTGAACAGGAGCAGACTGACCAGGCTCAGTCCGCCGCGGAAGAGACAGATTCTCTGGAAGAAAGTATCAAGAAAGCGCTGGAGCGTGAAATTGACCAGGGTGCGATTGAAGTAGAAAACCTGGGTCAGGAGATCATTATCCGGATTCGCGAGAAGGGTGCCTTCCCGGCAGGTTCTGCTTTCCTTCAGCCTAAGTTCAGACCGCTGGTAAGGCAGATAGCTGACTTGGTTAAAGATGTTCCGGGCGTCGTCAGAATTTCTGGCCATACAGATAACCAGGTGCTGGACTCCGAGCTTTACCGCTCTAACTGGGATCTCTCCTCTCAGCGTGCCGTTTCCGTTGCACATGAGATGGAAAAAGTGAAAGGCTTCAATCACTCCCGCCTGAGAGTTCAGGGTATGGCAGATACAGAGCCGCTTAACGATAACTCAACCCCGATTCTGCGGGCACAAAACCGGCGAGTGGAAATCGGTATCCTGCAGGGTAAACCTCACTTTAGCGATGAGGTGAGTGTGCAGGGGAATAATCAGCAGTAA
- the pomA gene encoding flagellar motor protein PomA — protein MDLATLIGLIGAFAFVIMAMILGGSIGMFVDVTSILIVVGGSCCVVLMKFTMGQFFSAFKIAGKAFMFKTDEPEDLIAKIVEMADAARKGGFLALEEMEITSSFMQKGIDLLVDGHDAEVVRAAMSKDIALTEERHTQGSEAFRQFGDVAPAMGMIGTLVGLVAMLSNMDDPKSIGPAMAVALLTTLYGAILANMLFFPIADKLSLRKEQEKLNRRLIMDGVLAIQDGQNPRVIDGYLKNYLNEKKRVLDVDSE, from the coding sequence GTGGATTTAGCAACGTTAATAGGTTTGATAGGTGCCTTTGCCTTCGTAATCATGGCTATGATTCTTGGTGGCAGCATTGGTATGTTTGTCGACGTCACGTCGATACTTATCGTGGTAGGGGGATCCTGTTGTGTAGTATTAATGAAATTCACCATGGGGCAGTTTTTCTCTGCCTTTAAGATCGCCGGTAAGGCGTTTATGTTCAAGACCGACGAGCCGGAAGATCTGATCGCGAAAATTGTAGAGATGGCCGATGCGGCACGTAAAGGCGGTTTTCTTGCGTTAGAAGAGATGGAAATAACCAGCAGCTTTATGCAAAAAGGTATCGACCTTCTGGTAGATGGTCATGACGCTGAGGTTGTGCGCGCTGCGATGTCAAAGGATATCGCGCTGACAGAAGAGCGACATACTCAGGGTAGTGAGGCTTTCCGTCAGTTTGGTGACGTAGCACCGGCGATGGGAATGATCGGTACCCTGGTTGGTCTGGTAGCCATGCTTTCAAACATGGATGACCCTAAGTCCATTGGTCCTGCGATGGCGGTTGCCCTTTTGACAACGCTTTATGGTGCGATTCTGGCAAACATGTTGTTCTTCCCGATTGCCGATAAACTATCCTTACGTAAAGAGCAGGAAAAACTAAACCGCAGATTGATTATGGATGGCGTGTTAGCGATTCAGGATGGACAGAACCCGCGTGTTATTGATGGCTATCTGAAGAACTATCTGAACGAGAAGAAGCGCGTTCTTGATGTTGACAGTGAGTAA
- the xseB gene encoding exodeoxyribonuclease VII small subunit, producing the protein MASKKPENMTFEATLEELDTLVEQLESGDLALDDALKKFERGISLARAGQSKLTEAEQRVSILLSNDDQAQLSPFHPSGQSDEE; encoded by the coding sequence ATGGCAAGCAAAAAACCTGAAAACATGACCTTCGAAGCCACCCTTGAGGAGCTGGATACGTTAGTAGAACAGCTTGAAAGCGGTGACCTTGCACTTGATGATGCTTTAAAAAAATTCGAAAGGGGAATATCGCTGGCAAGAGCCGGTCAATCAAAGCTGACGGAAGCAGAACAGAGAGTGTCTATTCTGCTCAGCAATGATGATCAGGCGCAGCTGTCTCCATTTCATCCATCCGGCCAGAGTGACGAAGAATAA
- the ispA gene encoding (2E,6E)-farnesyl diphosphate synthase → MLNNLPLYQERNSQQLKIWLDKLDHQNESLIQAMRYGLVLGGKRARPFLVYATGEMLGCRLEDLDTPASAIECIHAYSLIHDDLPAMDDDELRRGKPTCHIEFDEATAILTGDALQTLAFSILSEGHLSSEGKSMRVKMIQFLAQASGAQGMCLGQALDLGAENRAVSLNELEIIHRNKTGALIKCAIRMGALSAGEKGAEILPALDKYADTVGLAFQVQDDILDIIGDTETLGKPQGSDQELHKSTYPALLGLEGARKKADDLLAQALHALDTIPYNTQSLEEFARYVVERKS, encoded by the coding sequence ATGCTGAATAACCTTCCGCTCTATCAGGAGCGTAACAGCCAACAGCTCAAGATTTGGCTGGATAAACTTGATCATCAAAATGAGTCCCTGATTCAGGCAATGCGCTACGGACTGGTTCTGGGTGGCAAGCGGGCAAGGCCGTTTCTTGTCTATGCCACAGGTGAAATGCTGGGATGCAGGTTAGAAGATCTTGATACTCCGGCATCTGCTATCGAGTGCATTCATGCCTATTCGCTGATCCATGATGACCTTCCTGCAATGGATGACGATGAATTAAGACGCGGCAAACCCACCTGTCATATCGAGTTTGATGAAGCGACTGCGATTCTTACCGGTGATGCTCTACAGACTCTGGCCTTTTCCATTTTGTCTGAAGGACACTTATCTTCTGAAGGCAAGTCTATGCGTGTCAAAATGATACAGTTTCTTGCACAGGCATCTGGCGCTCAGGGAATGTGCCTTGGTCAGGCCCTTGATCTTGGGGCCGAAAACCGCGCTGTCAGCCTGAATGAATTGGAGATAATTCACAGGAATAAGACAGGTGCACTGATAAAATGTGCCATTCGTATGGGAGCTTTATCTGCCGGAGAGAAAGGAGCTGAAATCCTTCCGGCGCTGGATAAGTATGCGGATACCGTAGGCCTTGCATTTCAGGTTCAGGATGACATCCTTGATATCATCGGCGATACCGAAACACTGGGTAAGCCTCAGGGTTCAGATCAGGAGCTGCATAAATCCACTTATCCTGCCCTGCTTGGACTGGAAGGTGCCAGAAAAAAAGCTGACGATCTTTTGGCTCAGGCACTTCATGCATTGGACACGATCCCGTACAATACTCAGTCACTCGAAGAGTTCGCCCGATATGTTGTCGAGCGCAAAAGTTAA
- the dxs gene encoding 1-deoxy-D-xylulose-5-phosphate synthase, with product MTLDISRYPTLALAETPDELRTLPKETLPKLCDELRTYLLNSVSQSSGHLASGLGTVELTVALHYVYETPFDRLIWDVGHQAYPHKILTGRRDQLPTIRQKDGLHPFPWREESEYDVLSVGHSSTSISAALGMAISAEKEGKGRKVVSVIGDGAITAGMAFEAMNHAGDIHNDMLVVLNDNEMSISENVGALNNHLAQVLSGSLYTSIREGGKKVLSGVPPIKELVKRTEEHLKGMVVPGTMFEELGFNYIGPVDGHDVNELVKTLKNMRGLKGPQFLHIMTKKGKGYEPAEKDPIGYHGVPRFDPNGSSLPKSNGTKPTFSKVFGDFLCDMAAQDEKLMAITPAMREGSGMVRFSKEYPEQFFDVAIAEQHAVTLATGMAIAGNKPIVAIYSTFLQRGYDQLIHDVAIMDLPVMFAIDRAGIVGQDGQTHQGAFDLSFMRCIPNMMIMAPSDENECRQMLYTGHQHNGPSAVRYPRGTSIGAEIQKEMTALEIGKGRIVRQSESKKVAVLSFGTMLESTLTAAEALDATVADMRFVKPLDEALITELAQTHDVLVTVEENVIAGGAGAGVLEFMMKEKLIKPVLNLGLPDEFVSQGTQEEVLAELGLDAEGILESIRAYMDK from the coding sequence ATGACTCTTGATATTTCCAGATATCCCACGCTCGCTCTGGCTGAAACGCCGGACGAGTTACGTACGCTGCCAAAAGAGACTCTGCCTAAGCTCTGTGATGAGTTGCGTACTTATCTGCTTAACTCCGTCAGCCAGTCCAGCGGACACTTAGCGTCAGGTTTAGGTACTGTAGAGCTAACTGTTGCTCTGCATTACGTTTACGAAACCCCGTTCGACCGTCTTATCTGGGATGTGGGCCACCAGGCTTATCCGCATAAAATCCTGACAGGGCGAAGAGATCAGCTACCGACAATACGGCAGAAAGACGGTTTGCACCCTTTCCCATGGCGCGAAGAAAGTGAATATGACGTACTTTCGGTGGGTCACTCCTCGACCTCTATCAGCGCAGCCTTAGGCATGGCTATCTCAGCTGAAAAAGAAGGCAAAGGGCGTAAGGTTGTCAGTGTTATCGGCGATGGTGCTATTACTGCTGGTATGGCTTTTGAGGCGATGAACCACGCCGGTGATATCCATAACGATATGCTGGTTGTACTTAACGATAACGAGATGTCTATTTCAGAAAATGTTGGCGCACTGAATAACCATCTTGCACAGGTGCTGTCCGGCAGTCTGTATACCTCCATTCGTGAAGGCGGTAAAAAAGTCCTTTCCGGCGTTCCGCCAATTAAAGAACTGGTCAAGCGCACGGAAGAGCACCTTAAAGGTATGGTCGTTCCGGGCACTATGTTTGAAGAGCTTGGCTTTAACTATATCGGACCTGTAGATGGTCATGATGTTAATGAACTGGTTAAGACGCTGAAAAATATGCGCGGTCTGAAGGGCCCTCAGTTCCTGCATATCATGACTAAAAAAGGCAAAGGCTACGAGCCGGCGGAAAAGGATCCTATCGGTTACCACGGCGTTCCGCGCTTTGATCCTAACGGCAGCAGCCTGCCAAAGAGCAACGGCACCAAACCGACCTTCTCTAAAGTATTCGGCGACTTCCTGTGCGATATGGCAGCTCAGGATGAAAAGCTAATGGCAATCACGCCGGCAATGCGCGAAGGCTCAGGCATGGTCCGCTTTTCTAAGGAATACCCTGAACAGTTTTTTGATGTTGCTATTGCCGAGCAGCATGCAGTCACTCTGGCAACAGGTATGGCGATTGCAGGCAACAAACCTATTGTGGCAATTTATTCCACCTTCCTGCAACGCGGCTATGACCAGCTAATCCATGATGTCGCCATTATGGATCTTCCGGTTATGTTTGCCATCGACCGTGCAGGTATTGTCGGACAGGACGGTCAGACCCACCAGGGTGCATTCGACCTCAGCTTTATGCGCTGTATTCCTAATATGATGATTATGGCGCCAAGTGATGAAAACGAGTGCCGTCAGATGCTCTACACAGGCCACCAGCATAACGGCCCGAGCGCTGTGCGCTACCCACGCGGGACCAGCATCGGCGCAGAAATCCAGAAAGAGATGACTGCACTGGAAATCGGCAAAGGCCGCATTGTCCGCCAAAGCGAGTCTAAGAAAGTCGCGGTGCTAAGCTTCGGCACCATGCTGGAAAGCACGTTAACCGCAGCAGAAGCCCTTGATGCAACCGTTGCGGATATGCGCTTTGTTAAGCCTCTGGATGAAGCTCTGATAACCGAACTGGCTCAAACCCACGACGTACTGGTAACCGTAGAAGAAAACGTCATCGCAGGCGGCGCAGGCGCCGGTGTGCTTGAGTTTATGATGAAGGAAAAACTGATTAAACCGGTACTGAATCTTGGTTTGCCTGATGAGTTTGTTTCGCAGGGAACGCAGGAGGAAGTTCTGGCGGAGCTTGGACTGGATGCGGAAGGGATTTTGGAATCTATTCGAGCTTATATGGATAAGTAG